The window TCCATCGTGCGACAATGACTCCAGGACAACGTATCCCCTACCTTAACCGCCTAGACGCCATGGAAGAAGCGTCGACTATGTCGTGCATTGCTACTTCTTCAGCTTGTGTTGGTttctcccttgaagaggaaagggtgatgcagcaaagtagagataagtatttccctcggtttgagaactaatgtatcaatccagtaggagataacgcacaaatcaccgaatgcctgcacaaacaatcaaataAGTTGCACctaacgcgataaaggggttgtcaatcccttcacggttacttgcaaaagtgagatctgatatagataggtagacgataaagtaaatattttttgtatttttggtttatagatcggaaactaaaagattgcaaaatagtagatcggaaacttatatgatgaaaaatagacccgggggccatacgTTTCACTAGAGACTTCTCTCACGATAGCAAacaatacggtgggtgaacaaactactgccgaacaattgatagaaaagcgcaaagttatggcgatatctaaggcaatgattatgaatataggcatcacgtccatgtcaagtagaccgtaACGATtatgtatctactactattaatccacacatcgaccgctatccagcatgcatctatagtattaagttcataaagaacggagtaatgcattaagtaagatgacatgatgtagaggaattaactgaagaaatatgatgaaaaccccatctttttatcctcgatggcaacaatgcaatacgtgccttactgcccctactgtcactgggaaaggacatcgcaagattgaacccaaagctaatcacttctcccattgcaagaaaaccaATCGAGGTTGCCAAAcgaaaccgatagttcgaagagaattacaaagatatcaaatcatgcataaaagaattcagaggagattcaaataatactcatagataagctgaccataaatccataattcatcggatctcggcaaacacaccgcaaaaaagtattacatcgaatagatctccaagaacatcgaggagaaaatggtattgagaatcaaagagagagaagaagccatctagctactagctatggacccgtaggtctatggtaaattactcacgcttcatcgaaagggcaatagagttgatgtagaagccctctgtgatcgaatccccctccggcagggtgccagaaaaggtccctagatgggatctcacgggtacagaaggttgcggcggtggaaaagtgttttcgtggatgcctctggtggtttgggggatatatgggaatatataggcgaaagaattatgTCAAGAGatgcacgaggggcccacaagggtgggggcgcgccctacccccctaggcgcgccctccgtccttgtcgcctcctcgtggctcctccaacttcatctccaagtcttttggttgtcttctggtccaagaaaaatcatcgcgaaagttttattccgtttggactccgttgggtattccttttctgcgaaacacaaaaacaaggaaaaaacaggaacttgcactgggctctaggttaatagattagtcccaaaaataatataaaatagcatattaatgcatataaaacatccaaaacagataatataatagcatggaacaataaaaaattctaaatacgttggagacgtatcatgcatcgCGACCCGGATGCCCATAGATGGTATGCACACGATGAACCGATAAACATGAGCAATTCAAATTATGCGCAAGGATCCAAGTCATAATGGAAGCCACTATTCAACTAGCTTATCCTAGAGGGAGAGGCACTATTTTCACGGAATCAAATGGATGAGCGGGAATGTCCGCTGGCCAAAATCAAAATTGCTCAAACTTACTGTCTCAGAAGGGGAATGGGACTTTAGAGTAGGGAGTTGGGTCAAGATTAGACATGGGATAAGTCGTTTTATTCCCAATCTTTTGTTTGGTGCGTGATAGGAGTTATGTGTGAGAATTTGAGGAGAAATTGTACTCCCTTGTTTGGTTCATGGGAATTGGCATGGGACTAGACAAGAAAAGTTAGGACGAACGGTTAAGATTGACTAACTTAAAAAATTCCCTTCCAACTCCCACCGCCTCCCCTGTTAATAAAACAGTGAGAGTTGGAGTATTCGATGCCTCTTTCCTTGTGAATTCCCAAACCCTCCAACCAAACAATAGATTTGAAGTCTCATGGCTCTAATTACCCCCAACCAAACACGCTGTCATACCCTCTTAATTCCCGTTCCTTAGTTGTCCTTCCCGCCAACCAAACAGGCTGTAAGGGAGTTGGCCCCCTTAATTCCCAACACCTTCCCTCCTAAACTCCTATGCCCCCCAACCATACAAGGGATTTTTAGTCTCCTACCCGCTTAATTCCCATTTCTTAGTtgtgctcccccccccccccaatcaaATAGGTTGTACAATGCTAGATGCTTAGaaggtgcttagaaaaataaatcaGATTTTTCTGAACCGATGCCTATATCCAAGTCTGCAAAATCTTGCATATTTTGGAGAGGATTAATGACGGGATCCCATCAGCACCATAATGTTGATTGACGACCTCAAATAAAGGGAAATCGCCCAAGATAGAAAAGAGATTATGTAGACAGTACTTCTTATGTTCTTCAAAAGGAAGTATATCATATTATAATGAACAAATCCCGTTCATGCAGGATTGTACTACCTTCTTTTCTACTAAAATAAAGGACGCCGATAAGTGGCAAACGTTCGGGTTTACTGGAGTCCGGTCCGAACTAGTTGTTCGGAGCTGGAGCATCACGTGCCGAACAAAAGTGTTCGGGCAGTCAATCATAAGTCCCGAACGCCTGCACAAGCCCCAATAACCAGGCGGTGACCCCGGTCCTACCAGACGCTGGATCCAACTGGCCGTCCCCTACCTCTCTCGATCCAAGGATCTACTTCCCCTGCCTGCCACTCCATCGTTCCCCTTCCCCCCGCCCCTCCATTGCTGCCCTGCCCCTACCCGGTGGAAGTTGCCATGGCAAGATCCGACGAGAAGTAGGCCAGATCTGGGGTAATTGCAGGTTAGTTGTGGCCGCTGACGAGCCTTCCCTTGGCCCCTCACTCCTAATCTGCCCCCCGTCTCCCGTTAGTACCATACAAATCTTGCCATGTTACTCATCCATAGAGCTTCTGTTTCTGCCATCAACTACTTACCCTGGTTTGCAAAAAAGAGCATGCATGATGAATACAATGAAAAAATCAAGTTCGTACTGCTACCCAAATTGTTGCCAGTTCTGTTTTGGTGTTCTTGCCATCTTCCTAATATATTTAGTGAAAAGGTAGAATGTACTACACATAGGAGAAAAAAGTAGTAGCCTTACTGTATTGTTGCCATGCGAATGATTGTGGTTGCTATAGAGGCAACTGATTATAAATTTTGGACATGTGTATGATGATGGTTGTTAGCATATAAATGATGCTGGAAGAACTTGCTAGGGGAAGCAAAAGTTTGAGTTGAAACTAGGTGTGCACTAATGGAGATTGCCATGCTTGTGATGCTAATGTTGCCATGTACAAGTGTTGATGTTGCCATGTGTGTGGTGCTAATATTGCCATGATCTAGTCAACTGTTGCCATGTGTGGACAACTGACATTGCCATGTGTGCGTTGCTAATATTGCCATGATATAGTGAATGCTGACATGTGTGGACAACTGAAATTGTCATGTGTGTGCTGCTAATATTGCCATGTGTGTGCTGCTAACATTGCCATGATCTAGTCAAATGTTGCCATGTGTGGACAACTGATATTGCCATGTGTGTGCTGATAACATTGCCATGATCTAGTCAAATGTTGCCATGTGTGGACAACTGATGTTGCCATCTGTGTGCTGCTAATATTGCCATGATATAGTGAATGTTGCCATATGTGGACTACTGACGGTGCCACGTGTGTGCTGCTAATATTGCCACGTTTTACTGAAAACATAGAAAAATGTTTTAACGATATGTTTTCGCATATATTTGAAGGGGGGAAACAAAAAGGCATTCATTAGGAGGATGGACCAAACAAATGGAGGGAACCCCTGGTTCTATGGCTCACTGCAAATGACACCATGGGGTGTGCAGGATTATGAGGATCTAAACTCAAATGGACCTTTGCTACCACTGCTGCAACAGTACATGGACAAAGATACTTGATATGCATAAAAATACATTAAGAAAAGAATTTAGAAAAAAGAACTTCCGTGCGGACGAAAATCTGATTCACTATAAATAAAATGCAGGTGGTTTGTACGCATCCACATCTGCCATGGGGTATGGGACAAACGTACAAGGAATGCCTAGTGGAAGCACACAAGCAATACAACAGCAGCAGTTCCCAATGGCACTGTGTGGTGAGTTTGGAATTTTAAAGAACAATGCATGTTGTAAGTAAGAAAAAGGCAGGGGCGTAGGCAAGAAAACTTATAGTTTTAAGAAAAATGCAGGAACAGAGGATGATGCCGTGGGGAGGACAATGGTGAGAGCAACGCCTGCATCATCATACGCATGTGAACGGTCTATAACATACCTAACTTGCCATAGGAATGTGGATGCACTTGACATCTTTGTGGGAAAAAAGAAGAAGCTATATTACAATGTATTTCCCAAAAAAAAAGAGAATACAATGAAGTACATTAATGGAAGTTGCCATGTGTTGGACGTACGACTTGTCATGGGCATAAATATAAGAATAATGAGAAATGTGAATTCTGTACTTGTAAATTGCAGGGCCTTGTACTTCGCACCAAGGGGCAGCGACTGCCAGGTCTACTTCACTTTCACACGAACAACAGACCTATCAGTCAAGCAAACAAGGACCGCTTGTTATCAGCATGGCAGGCACGTCAAGTACTACTGGATATGACACTGTTGAGACTGAAGTAAGCAACCCAGGATCTGATGATGGAAACTCTGATGCAGAGAGAGGGGACGAACCTGATGGTGAAGATCAACAAGAGCCGATTGAGGACGAGATGCAGTCAATAATGGCGCCGCCGGCAGCACCGTATGAGCGGATGAGATTTGCTACATTTGAAGATGCAAGGGAGTACTATCAGCGTTATGCAAAATACCATGGCTTTGCTATATATACAGATCATTGCAGAATGCTAAGTCAACTGGAGAGTACAACCGAGCAGGGATGAGGTGTCACAAGTCTAGGAGAGACAAACCAAAAAAAGGGGGTGATGGTCCAGCAGTCCCGGAACGCAGACGAGATGTTTTGGTGAGAACAAACTGTCCTGCCCGAATGAAGCTGAACATGGAAGGGGCTTGGTGGGTGGTAACAAAATATGTTGGGCACCACAACCATGACATGATAAAGAAATTTGACCTTGTGAAGTTTCTGAGCGCTCACCGTGGGTTCACCCCGCAAGAGGAACAGTTCGTGAAGTTGGTGCATGACTGCAACCTCCAGCCTGGGAGAATGGTGCACATCCTCTCAATGATTCACAGCAAAAGCGGCAAGCTAAGCAGCCTGCCATACCTGCCTTCAGATGTGGTAAATCTGGTAGCAAAGTATCACAGGGAAAGTCAATTATCAGACATGGACGACACAATTGCATACTTCATGCAGAAGGAGAAAGAAGATCCAGATTTCTTCTACAGAATAAAACTGGATGATGAGGACCGCGTTGTGAACATGTACTGGATAGATGGTGCAGCGCGCAGGTCTTACAGGCACTTTCGTGACTGTGTGTCGTTCGATGCGACGTATCTAACTAACATGTACAAGATGTCGTGCTGTCCATTCATTGGGATAAACAACCACAACCAGTTGCTGCAGTTTGGATGCGGGTTTTTTCGCAACGAGGATACGAGCAGCTATGTTCGGCTGTTCAAAACATTTCTGGAATGCATGGGCGGCCTCGCGCCAATGAACATGATAACAGACCAAGATTTCGGGATGCGTGGAGGCATTAAGGACGTGTTCCCAACAACCATACACAGGCACTGCAGGTGGCATGTCATAAAAAAGGCGGAAGAGACATTAGGCCCCTTCTTTGCTGAAAGGACGGACCTCCACAAAGCATTTGAGTTATGTGTTGACCACAGCTTAACCCCAGGTGAGTTCAAACAAGCTGGAAGGCAATGATAGAAAAGCACCAAGTCCATGACAATGAGACCCTACAAAACCTTTGGAATAAGAGAAAATTCTGGGTGCCAGCTTATTTTATGCAGTGTTTATACCCCTTCCTGCAGACTACCCAACGCAGTGAGGGGTTTAACGCTGTTATAAAAAGGTATGTGAACCCTAGCAATTCAATTCTCAGATTTGTCAAGCAGTACAGCGCGATACAACAAAAAATTCTAGGCGCAGAGCTACAACAGTTGGCGAACACAGCACTCAAGAACCTTCATGTAATCCGTTGGAGAGACAGATGATGAGAATTTACACACGGCAAATTTTCTATAGGTTAGTGTCTTTCTTCGAAAGCGTATGTGAATTTCACTGATATTGGAAAGCAATATATTGATCTTGCCATGCATAGAAACAAGTCAAAAAAATTAACTTGGCATGCATGTGGTAGTTATATTTGCCGTACACGTAGTGCTTGGCCTTGTAAATGAATGCATTGTTCTGAGAATGCAAAACAGTTGACGCACTAAACTTGCCATGCATATGGTAGTGTCGGTGCCATGCATGTGTCAGTGAAGTTGCCAGAGTAGTGACGACCGATGTCGCAAAATGCTAATCTACGGAGAAAATGTCATGCATAGTACAATGAACTTGCCGTGCATAGTACAATGAACTTGTCATGCATAGTACAATGAACTTGCCATGCATAGCACAATAATCTTGCCAGTCAGGTGGAACTTAAAAAAGATGACATGCATTTGTGAAAAGTTAAAATGCTGACATGTTTATACAACTGAAAAAATTGCCATGTAGTAGCAGCTAACTAAAGGTATTTCCTTGCAGGTTCCAACATGAGCTAAAACTGTGCAGCGGGTACACTGTGCTTAGAATTAACTATTGCAATTACAAAGTGTGCACGCTGCGAGACCTGTCCGACTCGGAATGAGGACCCGGACAAGGGCAGAAACTACATGGTGACAGCAGACATAGCGAATGGTGTGTACTACTGTCAATGTTGCAAGTTTGAAAGAGATGGGATGCTCTGCTGCCACGTACTAAGGGTGATGGACTTCAGTGTTGTAAAAAAAGTGCCAGATAGGTACATACTTGAGCGATGGACTTGGAATGCTGATGAAGCACTTTGCCCCCACGGCGCCCAAGAAGTGCTCGCGGTGCATGAAGATGGTCCGAACACAAGTATGGACACAGTGAGGCATATGGTAATGACAAGAGATTTGCACACATAGCAGACGACGCATGCAAGCATGACGAAATGACCAGGGCAATAGAGAGGCACACGAAAGCATTGGAAAGGGAACTAGAGACAATCAAGAAGAGGATGGCAGAGGAAGCTCTACATCGATTCCCCAAAAAGACCAAAACTgctacaactacatcaaccgggCCATCAACAGATAACTCTGAGGTAGGCTCTGGCGCGTCAAACACGCACACACACGTCCAGAACCCTCCCAGGACAGTCACAAAAGGGTGACCGAAGCAGATTAGGTACAAATCAGCACTTGAGATCCAGGCCAAACACAAAAAGAGTCCAAAGAAAGTAGTTACAGAAGAGTAGTGTCCATGGATGTGCATGTGGAACAATCTGAATCGTGGGGATTTTGAATGGTGGTACGCACTAAAATGAAAAATTTGTGATGAAGAAATGGTAAGCTTGCCATGTATGTAAAACTGAATGTTGCCAGTATGTGACACAAAACTAGTTTGACAGCAAGCAAGCGGCAAAGAGTTTTTTGTAGAGGAAAAAGAACATTGATATGTAACAATATTGGCCGTGGAATGACCAGTTGAAGGTGTTGCTATAGATTTAGTGAAAATAGGCATCAGTTAGAATTATTGAACACATGGTTTTAAGAAAATGGCCACTACAGTGCATGAAAAAATAGTGTGGCAATGGTAAATTTGAGCGTGCCAAACGGTGATTTTTATGCGAAAAAAATGAACAGGGACAAAGTTACCACCTCGTGTCAACTGAAGTTGCCACCTCGCATCAACTGAAGTTGCCACCTCCAGTCAACTGAAGTTGCCACCTCGCGTCAACTAAAGTTGCCACCTCGCGTCAAATGAAGTTGCCATGTAAAAAATGTTTCGGATGAAATGCTTAAAAATCTGAATGTTCGGATTTAATCGGGGTACAAAAGTTATGTAGTTTGGACACTATGAACTTCAGAAGACTACAAAAATACAATAAACTTCGTAAGACAAACACAGTCGTAGGAACTTGTATGATGGTGCACACAAAGATGAGTTTTTTGTTATGGAAGAAATAGTAGTTAAAAATGTCATACGTACGGAAAATGAAAAAATTGCCAAATTTATGCATAAAAACTGATATGTCATCAAGCAAAGCGACGAAAAATGCTTTTGGGTAGGGGTGGTGGGGGTGTCATTTTGATGTGTGACAGTAGTTGCCATGGAATGACCAATTCATCAAATTTGCTTCCCGATTTAGATGTTAGCTATCTTTTAGAAATTGCTGCACCTGTGGTTTTAAAAAAGTTGCCACTATTTTGCATGAACATGTATCTTGTTTGGAACAAAACAAAATTGGTAACAGTTAAATTGAAAGAAGCTTGTTGAACATAGTATATATTGAAAGGTAACAAGAAAAAAAGAGGTATACCAGGGGTTGGGGTAGTAGAAAATGCGTTACGGTTTAACCAGCAAAGAGTGACGAACATTTGACCTTAAAAATAATATATGTTGGAAAATACAAAATATATTAGGTTTTTGACACACACACGCCATACAGTCGCTACAGCGTACACACACAGAATAGGACGACAAAACACGTAAAAGTCGAGGTTAATTAGGTAGCAGAACCTTACATTCATCCGAACAAACACAAATGTAAGTGCTgaaaataaaagaggaaagcgTGGTTCATGACGTATTCAGCAGTATCTCTTCACAACATTTTTGACAGCACCCTCGACCCGTTCCTTTGCGCCACCCCGCTTGTTGAAATCAGAATTTGTCACCCAATTCCACAGGTAGATTTTCCTCAACTCTGACACAATTTCCTTGTTGAGTCTTGGTACCTTCCTTCCTTCCCACTTAGCAAGGTACTCCAGGAGGTAGATGCCGCAGTTACGACTGATTTGAACAGTAAGAAACAAAATGTAAAGGTGTTATTTAATTCAACATTTGAACTTTTTAAAAAGAAAACACTGACCAAAATAGTATAGTTTACATTAAATTATGATTGGAGAAATGCCATGGGGGGTGGGTGGGTGGTGACTTGAATGAAGGTGGTGTGGGGAGAAATCTGGTGGGCAACATGAAGTTGCCATATCAAAACTAGATGAATTGCCATTTGGCAAACAATAAAGTTGCCATTGTAGAAACTGAATAAGTTGCCATGGCAAAGGTGAAAATGACAAACATAAGGACAAAAATGGAAGCTTACAAGTAATATGAAAAAAAATGAAACTAGAAGATACCCAATTATGAAAAGCTATAAGATAAAAAAGAAGTTGTTAATGTGTACACCAACAAGATAGACATATCAATTGCAGTCTAGAAGACTGAGGAGCCTGAACGAAAAATGACATGGAGATAAAATTTGGGGTATAAATGAAAGAAAGAAACTCTTACGTTGCCCCCTGCTTCACCGTCTTGATGTACTCAATAAGAAAATCCCTGATCTGCACCTTAGAACCCTCATAATGACGCAACCAGGTCTGCTTTAAGTTTTCAACAAAAAACTCTATGTGAGACAATGACAGTATGTGAGACAATTCCAAGTAAATGATAGTGACTTCCACTAAGATCTTGATGGCATGGAAACTAAATGAGCACACGATGGAGGTGAACTGTAGTAAAAATGATGTAATGCGCATTAAACTGAATTTTCCATGGCAAAATCACTTTAAAAATTGCCATCGTAAAAGAAAATGTCGTCATCTTGAACAAAAGAAACTTGCCATGGGCACTGAACTAACTTTACCGGCAAATATCTACTAAATTTTCCATGGCAAAATCACTTTAAACATTGCGATGCTAAAAACTTGCCCTGGTTTACgaactaaatttgccatggccACTTTAGGACACAAAGTAATTTATCTTGTCCTAAAAAACTTGCCATGTTATCTAGACAAAAGTGTGAAATTCCTAGAAAGAGTGCTTGTAAATATGCATGTATAGTGGGCATGGAATAAAAGACtcaaaataagtttcccatgtcaATACATCTTAAGTTTGCAAATAATAGCAGGAAAACAACGCATATTGAAGTTTTGCATGGCAAACTCGTTCTTGAGCTACCAATAAGACGACGTCTTAAAGAATTGCCATGGCAAATATCACATTACAGAGAAATTAAAAGCAATGGACAGCCATTCAAGGGAACAAAACAACTACTTCCCATATAAATGTTTAGATCAGATGAAAAACCCCATCGAAAACACcatgaaaagaaaacaaatagattCCCATATACACTGCGAAATACGTGATGCATCTGATCCACGAACAAAGTGTGGCCAAACTAAAAAACCATCTCATCTCTGCCTCATTCTTCGGCCATGGTATTAAATTGACATCCTTAATTGAAAACTACATTTTGCATTGGCAAAAAGTGAAGACAAGCCATTTCTGTCAGTTGCCATGTGATCATGGCAAGTAAAATTTGCCATTGTGTTGGGTAAAAAGCATGGTAATACTGTTTTGCCATGAGAAAATATGGGGGAAACTCCAAGCACTTGCCATGTGACAGCTATAGACAAAAGTCCACAAAATTGCCATGATGGAAGAACATAGTTGTTGAGCAAATTGCCATGGGCTTGAAAAAAATGGCCTACTGCCGACATCTAAATTGGACAGAACTTTATGCCATAGTAAGTACATATAAGCAGTTACAGTTGAAACTGTGATTCATGAAGTCACCAAAAAATGGCAATAGTTATCAGATCTCAACACGCTGCAGTAGAAACTAACACAAAATCAACATGTATATGAACTGCTGGACGCGTAGAACCTACTCGAGCACAATAATCGTGCAGTGAACAACAGATTGGTAACTACAGAACCATGGAAATGTCTGAAATGCGACGCGCGGTGAGCCTATGAACTGGGTGGAGCGTCAAATTACAGCAAAAATATGTGTGGTAAAAAGATCACTCCGCAGCAAAGCGGAGCGGGCTACGCCGTGGTTAGAAGGGGGGGGTGGATAGATGACCAAATCTGCGAAAATGCACCTCCGTTCGCAGAAGAACTGCCGACGCCGCCGGTGACGACGATGTGTGGACACCGCCGGTGACGATGCCGATGCAGAAATCCGCCGACCAACAGCACCTCCCGTAGCCGACCTCGGCAGACCAATGACCGTGGCCGGTTCAGGAGCAGCTTGAATCCCTCGTTGTCGCGAGGCCGCTCAACGCCGGATCGATTATGGGAGGACAACAAACGCCGGCGGCGGGACAGAATTGAGCACCTCCGAGGGGGTCGCCACGGCAGACGGCGCTAGATTGGGGAGTGGAGGGGATTTGCGATGCGGAGACGACGGGATGGAGTGAGTAAGTGCGGGTGGTTGAGCAACGGCAGGCGAGTGAATGAAGGGGAAACTGGCAACGGAGGAGCAGTTGACGATGGTGGAGGCGTTCGGGGC is drawn from Aegilops tauschii subsp. strangulata cultivar AL8/78 chromosome 1, Aet v6.0, whole genome shotgun sequence and contains these coding sequences:
- the LOC141039192 gene encoding protein FAR1-RELATED SEQUENCE 5-like, whose amino-acid sequence is MKLNMEGAWWVVTKYVGHHNHDMIKKFDLVKFLSAHRGFTPQEEQFVKLVHDCNLQPGRMVHILSMIHSKSGKLSSLPYLPSDVVNLVAKYHRESQLSDMDDTIAYFMQKEKEDPDFFYRIKLDDEDRVVNMYWIDGAARRSYRHFRDCVSFDATYLTNMYKMSCCPFIGINNHNQLLQFGCGFFRNEDTSSYVRLFKTFLECMGGLAPMNMITDQDFGMRGGIKDVFPTTIHRHCRWHVIKKAEETLGPFFAERTDLHKAFELCVDHSLTPDYPTQ